TTATAATATACCTCTTTAAATTTTGTTGGACTTCGAAAGATTGTAATAGCGATGGAGGCAAAGGGAATACGTCGCACCTAGCACAAGGGACAAACAGAGAATTTAGGACTTTGGATTCATTAGATGAGTTTTGTCCTTTTCAATGTTTCAACAAATTAGGCCCACTAAATTCCAACCCGACTGACCAACCCACTTATGCCATTTAATTTTCCTAAATAAAGAGTGAAagactccaaaagaaaataaaagaaaagagtgaacGATTTGCGGTGATATTTATTGGGGTCGGACAAAAAAATTTTAGGATCGGGAGGTTATATTTTTCTTCCCTTGTTAATCATATGATgttataaaaagaaaaagtaataTTAAGCAAAAGAAAGTCTTGACATAGCTAAGCAGAAAAGTTGGCAGATAGGAAGAAAAGTGAATATGCAATTTACTAATTAAGACTTCTTAATACAATGAGGCAACATTTGATATTTCTGGAATCGGTGAGAATTCTCtactttttttgtctttttgttgttttgttttgtgtttgctAGTGTAAAGAGAGTAACATTAATGCATCTTTTCATTAATACCATGTTCTTGGATTTATGTccatgctatttttttttttataaaaaaatcaaattcccATACCAatgacttttttttcttcttcttccaagTGATATCATCTCTTTCTCACAATTGTACTGATGATTGGTAtctctttgaaaaaaaaaagaaatctttttttttttctttatctctttttATTGTGcgattacaacaacaataacaaatccaGTAGTTTTTCACAAATGGGTTTTGAAGAGGGTAAgatgtatgcagccttacccctacccctggaagggcagagaggctgtttccgatagaccctcggctagagaacgactgaaaaagaaaagataattgcaacaagtaggaataacaaCAAGATGAAATAATTTGAATCCAAGAATGcagtcaaaaataaaataaaagaaatgaaatttcagtccataattattttcttcattcatcaaaataaaaatattactcTTTTAAACTAGCTAGTGTTCTTTCATTTATCAAAAAATGAATTTCATGAGATAGTATTAGTCAGAGGCGGACCTACGTATGTAGAAGATGAGTCACTTGATCTTGTTAACTTCGGCAAAAATTATGAATATATAATTGTATATATATTGAAAACAGTCATATATTTTGTTTCGACCCTTAATATTAAAAGTCCGATGGAAATACTGGTATAACGCTTCGTTCATGTGTCCCGCCACCTTCAAATCCTAGCTCCGCTTCTGCAAATGATATTAGTAAACAAGGAATCGGTATTTTCCAATTTGAAAAGATAAATGAAAGAATATAGATATTACAATACAGTGTACTTGAGATATAGGCTTGGGGTACATGCCCTATTTCCACAGGACAGGATTGAAAGGCATTCATTCCTATTGGCGAAAGAAGCTTCTTCAAAATTATAATACTTAGTATATGTTGGGACATTACTGAAAAGCCTCACATGGGTTTTTTCATGATTTTGTGCTTTGACCACTTTAGGTATTTCATCTTTTCCCcgttttatttgtttaatacccaCACATAATATATAGATAACATATACTATAGTGCAATGTTCCTAGATTTGATAAGGTTGGGTGGGGGATATGGATGATAATAGGAATAAATGGCTTTTAGTGAAGCATGATGCCTTAGATAGAAACACTACCTTCTTTGGATCCTCCCATGGGAGGCAACCTAACCctctttctcctttttctttttcatataaaaaaaaaactctaaTCCGCAATTAATACTTGATATGTCTtttaatataaattattaatgtATTGCTTAATTATGGTTAAATAAGAGACATATCATCTTCACCTCATTTTTTTCTCATTGACATTGGTTAGCTAATATATAATTCGATGTAAGCATTATATGTATATGTGGCAAGCTTTTTTCACCCCACCCGTTTCTCGTTTTTTATTGGAATTCCTTATTTTGAACTAGTGTAGCTAGCATTCTACTGATTGATGTTCAAAATACGTAGATTGTTGAATCAATAAACTATTtgaataatttgttttaaaaaatcatATTCAGTAATAACAGAATATTAAAGTATAAAGTCACTAAAAAACCACCAAAATCTTAAAGAGTAAAAACATAAAATATGCTAGCTTTTGGATGCATCATGCGTGATAATTAAAACatcttttttaatttctttcttattctctttttctttttctttggcgAGTGTCGGCGCTGATACACTAGAATGGAACTTTGCAAccatttttaaaagataaaactttGTAAGAAATTGCTCCTTTTTTGAAGTTTTGGTTGCTATCGATAGTTCCTTATAACGAttcttagaattaattagtgttacaaaaaaaataatgGTCCATTACTATCACATATATGACTGCATGCTGAGAATAGAGAGTTTGATTTTAAGTCCATTTTCTAGGAAAGTCCCCATGAATTAAAAAGACCATAAAGGAACAACAACAAGAAGATCCttcccaaaaattaaaataaaataaaattaaaaattaagataaaatataataaacatAATAATGGCCCAAGATGTAGAAGatgctgaagaagaagaaacaaggaACTAATGTCAACAATCTAAATTTACTGTAGTACATGAAGTACGTTATAGAATCAATAACGCCTAACTAAGCAATGTTATAGTATTATTACTTATTAAGTGTATCATTATTATGTTggaaataaaatttgaaaattattattagttaTTCTTAGAGAATTAGAGAATGCTATCAAGTGGGTTGGTTTGGACACTAGTTAGTTTATTATGGCTCTCTGGCCTTCTCATATAAGATGTTCTTTTATTACCTCTGATCTCCAACACATTTCTTATTTGTTCAAATGATTTAGCATGAAACCTTTGGTTTTTCTCGTTATAGTTTAGATCCACATTCTTTTTAATCCTTTCCACACAACTTTTAGTGATTTTACCTattagagaaaaataaaagaattaagtGATGCTTATTTTTTACGTGTGCGACTAAATCCTTCAATCGTACGTGGTCAAATGTTAGAACATATATTTCTAATAAGCAATGCAATTAAAATGTCAGATACCCTAGTTATCAGTTCAAGAACGTAAGGTGTCCCTGTTTTTTCCGGGTAATAAGGAGTACAGAAAATACATCGAGCCAATGTTCGAATACCATACAGAgtcggatccaggatttaaactctATGAATTCAATCTTTAAGGTTCTTACTACTGAACTCATTATATccttaaagttatgggttcatatctataaTTTATTACGATTTTAGTAATTTTTGGCAATATAAATTTGTACTCTGCGTCGAAAGTAATGAGTTCAATTGAACTCGGTGTTATAGGGCTACATATACCCCTGAATACCAGGCGCTACTGCACTGAAGTAACTCATGCCATACTCCCAGAAAAAACTTAAACAGACTTTCGTCAAAAGAGTATATGTACCCGAAATCGATACAGATAGGTAGATAGAGAGCACCTAGGGGCGCGAGTTGTTAGAACGGTGTTTATCAATAAAAAGGATTAGCCGGAAAATAGGGTGTCCATTGACTTTAATTCGTTGCTCATTACATTTCTATTtaagtcaaatctttcaaaagatAAATTACACATAAATAAGTCTGGAATATGAACCAAAGTAAATAACATGTTAGACATTGCTAATACAATAGAAAACAAGAAAATTAAATAGGCAAGTATATATGAATATGGATTGACCAAATAGATTCAACTCACGTGTCAAGGGGATGAAGAACGACGTCATAATGAGCCACCTAAAAATGTAAATAATGTAATCGTAAAAGAGCACCGCATATTGTCAGTATTTCACGTGGTTTTCTCATGCATTTTCATGATAATTCTTCCTCCTTTTCGCTCCCTCATCCCTTTGTCCCTTCGCTTTTCTTTCCGTAGCTTCACTTATTCAATGTGAAATTTTAATTTTAGAGATATAAATAGACACGCCATCTTTTATTATATTTACCTGCCTTCTTTTAATAAGTTCTTCAAACAAATACAATATCCAATATACTCTTAGCTAGTGGCCATGCATTTTAATACCGACCTTAATCGACTTTTCTCTCTCCACATATGTTAATATAGAGAGAGAGGTGGAGTCTGAATTTAACTTTATGGATTCTGGTTTTAAAACGATGACTTAACGTGTTAATAATTGGGTTCTAAATTTTatatttgtacatattttgatGAATTTTTTAACACATATAAATTGTTGGagcaaaagctactgggttcagCGGAACCCGTAACCCTACTTCTAGCTCAGTTTAACTAACGTAACAAGCATGAATTAAGATGATGGTATAGAATAAGTTGTAGTAATTATTAACATGATCCTAACGTAGGGTAATTCTAGCTAATTCATTTTCTTGAATGAAGCATGCATGTAGAAGTACTTTTTCAATTGAGTGGTAGAAAGAGGCACGAACCAAAAACCGTTGCATTTTTTGATAATATGTTGAATCATTTGATCTGTTAGATTTAAAAGTTTAAATGGTTAGAAATggatacttttatttatttaggtCTATCATAATGGAGAAGATTTTTCAATCATTCGTGATACCATTTGATGATTTTCTGCATAATTATTCATTTATGACGTCAGTTTTTTTCTAACTTTGTCTCCATAATATATGTAAGTCTTTTAAAAATTATGgtcttcttgttgttgctattattttgattacttttaaatAAAGAGCGATATGTCACACGTTAAGGACCTACACCTCTTTGTCCAGTACTTGTATGTCTGATTATAAAGTCGATGAAAAGTTAGATAGCTACAAGTAGAATTCTACCAAATTATGTATTGAGAGAGAAAATTAAAGGGGTTAAGTTTTAACGCAAAGTGATGTAATTGAGTTGTCTATAGAGTATTAGAGTTGGATGAACCTAGGTAAATGAGTAAACGTGTTATTTTAAGTATTCATTCTTTCACATATGGTAGTATTTGATTAGTGAATTTTTTTATCATCATGTTTTTTATCATAAAAAAAAATCTAGTTGCTAGCTACCATGCATTATGAAATATTAGGGATatattatcttttcttttttggtagaGGCACGCgtaggggtgggcgttcgggCAGTTCGGATTGCATATGAAAATTTTAGTTTGGATTTTAAGTTTTCGGATGGAAGAAATGACAATCtaaatccaatccaaataagttcggattggatcggattttttGAATTCAGTTTCGGATTAATCGATTCggatattttggattttcggttttgagcttataagttgagatgtttcttctttttataaaaatgaatatCCAAATGAAGTACTCATGTTCTCATCATCACCGCAATCATCCAAATGAAGTATTCCGGTAatgaaattattataaaaaaatacaaTAGATATATTAATACGGCCTATAAGaagtaaaaattataaaatcatgctcaaatagaaagtattctcaaagtaacttagtaattaatattgaatatatgagataatatttaatgGGTAGGGTATTGAACTTATTACTATTGACATATGGAaaataaactaaatataaagtgtaaaaattttggatttttggatatCCAATAATTCGAAGTaccaaatccaaaatccaaaaaattaaatccaaaattcAATCCGTAACCcgaaaatccaaaccaaaaatctaaaaaattcGAATTTCGATTTGGATTTCGGGTTTGTCCAAACTATGCCCCTAGGCACGCGTGTTAAATAAATATCAACTTGACTTTTATCTAGGAATAAATTTCACAGCCTTGAGTTGCCATAATACTAGAAAAGGTTAATAGAAAAACTGTGAATCGTCTTTATACCTCCTCCCCGTTCTTTCCAAATTGCATGAACAGCCCGGAGTGATTTGACATAAGAAAAACCGGTTTAAATTATTTTGCATTCATAGTGTAATAAATATTTTTGGGCTATTAAGAATCTTCTGATTTGTTGTATTGGCATAATTAACCTCATCATAAAATTCTATATGTAATAATGCAATATTTGGTTCATATATAAGAAAAACTAATCGTCTCATATCTAATGCAACATTTAATTAGCCACAGAAGAAATAGATAATTCATATATTTTAAACAACGTTTGATTGGTGATATTAAATAATACTCGCATTaagttatgaaaaatatttatgtTTAAATCTCATGCAGGATATAATGTGGTATAAGAAATATTAGTTATATCAGTATTAAGCTTATTTAAAGATAAAATTCCATGAAAATAAGTAATTAATGTATATCAATCCCTTCATTATTAATCAGCGACATAATAGACTTTCAATTAGTAATCATATTACCAATACAAAAACTTAgggaaaaagggaagtattgttTCAACGCAGGTTTAGCTTCCTATTAATTCGTTAAGAAAGTGAACGATGGTCCAAGGGAAATATTAATAGTCCCTGcattgttttattttttcaaatatgGGAACCAAAAGACCCCTACAATGTTCAATTGGGAACAAAAAGACCCCTAAGAAAACTGGGGTATTTTCAAATAGGGGCCTACAAGTTGTCTTTCTAAGGGGCATGAGTTGCTATTTGATCTGTGTTGGCTATTTAGACAATTTCTTTTGGTCTCTCTGAATAATTTTCTTTTGCATGTATTTTTGGATACTCTGTGGATGACTGTAATTAAGCATATTGTCTGCTAATCTTATATGCTAGTAGTTAACCTTACTTATCCCTCTTTTTGATTGATGCCAAAGGGGGAGAAAGTAGAATATACTAGCTTTATAGGATGCAGGATGTAGTCGACTGATTGAGCAAAAGTCAAATAGAATACTAACTTGCAGGATGTGGCTCAGTTGACTGAGTGAGGTCAACTACTGTGCATCTGAGTGAGGGGGAGCATCTTAATGAGGGGGAGTCGACTCAAAGTTCATGACAACAAGTTGAAAGAGAGCCGACTAAAGCCACAGAAAAGGAGTCTATAAACAGGGAAGTAAAATGAATTAAGTttttttgtcatcatcaaaaatggggAGATTGTTGGATATATATTTTAATGATAGACAATAACTTAATTCTACTTGCAGGAAACCAATTCCAAAGAAGGATGTCATAAAAATTGGAAAGATTCTAGCAGAAGATCTAAAAGCAAGAATCAAGGAGTCAAACGTGCAAGTCAAGATCCAAAGGCATGAATCAAGGAGTAAAACTGTCTTGACCGCGTGGTTTATGGAAAACGAATACTCGAATCAACTATTTACGGGAGGCATCAATCAATCATCATAGAGGATCAATCAATCAATATAGAAGATCAATCATCTACATAAAAAAATTTACATAGAATATTCATCTCAGCAGCTTGCAAGGTAAAGTAAATCAAGGAATTAAGCAACAAAAGGAAagtgattctattcttagaagaaAATCATCTTGATTGATTCCAAGAATCAACTCCCTTGGGTTGCCTTTCAATCATTACACTATCACGCCATGAAGAATGGAGACCaactcgtatatatatatatatatatatatatatatatatatatatatatataacgagtTATTTCTTGTGTAACTaggaagagaagaaagagagaaaagaatatTAGTGAGGCATTGTATCGAGAATAGAGAGAAGAACAAAGTGACAAAGTTATTGATGTATAACAACATCAACCCGTCTGTACTAAGCCACTTTATACTTGAAAGAGaacacccttgcaacccaaggggactggacgtAGGTTTCATTCTGAATCCAAACCAGTATAAAAACATTCTGTGTCATTTACTTTCTgcaatttcttttcctttattcaaTTTTCAAGAGCCCAGTCAACTAGAACGCAAGTTAGTCGACTacctcaaaaaaacaaaaaaaaattacaattcacCCCCTCCCCCCGGAAAATTCCCTGAAAATATGTAATTATTGTATAATAATCTTTCAATTATTAATCACCGACATAATAATCGTTCAATTATTAATCATATTACCAATGTAAAAGGTtaggaaaaataaaagggaaGTATAGACTTTGTTTCAACTCAGATTTAGCTTCCTATTAATTCGTCAAGAAAGCGAACAATGGTCCAAGGCAAATACTAGTCCTTGCATTGTTTTATTCTTTCAAATATGggaaccaaacgacccctacaATGTTCAATTTGGGAACAAAAAGACCCTTAAGAAAACTGGGGTATTTTCAAACAGGAGCCTACAAGTTGTCTTTCTAAGGGGCATGAGTTGCTATTTGACCTTGAAAGAGTATACAACCAAAGTCCTAAATGGTCCCTCTTCTGATCTTCAAAATGTACAGACCTATTCCCAGAACTTGTAAATAGAAAAAAGAATATATATCTATAAAGAAAACAAAAGCCTCTTCAATATCTCGTTTTCAAGATTTTTCTTCGAGATGCTGCAAAGATAATTTGCACATGGCCATTTCAACCCCCATATAAGAATTATTTGAAAGTTGCAAGTTATACAAGCTTCACTTTGGCTGATCATTCACCATGTAATTGGGAAACATTGATGGTTTCTTTTTTGATTCTTTGTACTTTTCGAGTatacataattaagtaaataaaatatattatctCTAAACATTTAAACTTTCAATGAGAAGGTCAAacaatttaacaaaaaaaaaatcaagcatACACGTCAGAGAATAAGTGTTGAATAAAATGATCACATAATCTAACATATATAGAAAAGAGAGTTTGAGGAAAACAATCTTATTAACAGCTCAATTGGGGCTCTAGTATATACCATGGTTATAGATCATTATTCTCCTATCAAATACAACATGCATGGTTATAAGCCTTAAGGATCATAATGCAAATGACGTTGACACTTCCTTTCTAATTTACAACCCCACAAATTCAATTTCTTCTAACAAGAAAGAAcaacttctttctcttttttttccttcaaataaGGAGTCAAACTAAGCATCTGcatattgttgaatattttgatAACTCTTTGAACTCACAGGTAAATAATTCCCACTTAAAGACATTGGTACAGGGAATCCTAATCCTGTAGCAGCAACAGAATTTGATGGCCTATTTGCACCTGCTCTTTCCAATGACTGCACTTGATTTTTCAAGAATTTGACATAATGAATTGCTTCATCTAACATTGATGCAGTGTCCATTTTAGTACCACCTGGTACTAATCTCTGTAATATTCTTATCCTTTCACTTATCCTTTCTCTTCTGTGACGTGCCGCTACACTTTGAGGATCGGTCGATATTTTCACATTCCTTCTCTTTGGTGGTTTTACAGATTCAGGATCTATGTTAATTGGTTGCATTGCTGCAATTCTGAATATCATTTCTCTCATTGCTGCCATATTACTTCGATTCATCGAATGGGAATTAAATGCACCAGAACTACTGCTACTACTAGAGTTATTGGCTAAGAAATTTTGAAGGGTTGAAGGATTTTGATGAGAGTTAGTAAATGAGATATTGTTGGAAGGTATGTTCAAGAAAGTTGGTGTATTGTGATCAATTTGATTAGGGAAATAATTAGTGTTTCCATTTccactgttgttgctgttgcaaCTTCCTTGTGGACTAAAATCTATCATTGGCAATTCAGAACTGTTACCTGTCGAGACAAAATATAATTAAACAGTTAGGCTCTTTTTAAGTTTAAATTCTTAAATGAAATAGTCACATAATATTCAATATTCAACGTTGTTACGTACCAGTGGAGAAGTCAGGAAGTTTGTCTAATTGCATCATGAGCATCAACTCCATTTGATCTTCAGAAGCTGCTGCTGATTTGAGCATCTCAATATCCATAGCTTTTGTTAGACTTAATCACTCTCTTTTATactagaaaatgaagaaaagaaaaaagatgaagaTGGGGTTATTGGGACAGAGGGATGGGTAAGGTAAAGAGAAGAGAGAGTAAACTGAGAGTTTTATCAGAATGTTGCAGAGTGAAATGGCAAAGGTCTGCTACTAGTAGTggtactactactactgctgctgctagTGTTTTAGCTATAGCTGCTATTTAGGTTGGGGAGAAGTGAAAGAAATGAAGGGAATAAAATAGTGATAATATTGGAAACAGACCATCTAAGCCTCAGTGGGAATTGAAGGCTATATATAACAACTAGTTTCATTATTATATAGTaagtagtatatatattatattgcatatTTGATATTTTATATTCTGCTGTATTAGCAGATAAATAATTCGGTAAGAATATAATACCAACTTTTATTATGTCATCAAAGTTGgtatacttttttttctttccttttctttcaaaTGTTTTTAAATATTCTTTCACTaagaaaacgaaaaaaaa
The nucleotide sequence above comes from Nicotiana tabacum cultivar K326 chromosome 12, ASM71507v2, whole genome shotgun sequence. Encoded proteins:
- the LOC107774514 gene encoding transcription factor LATE FLOWERING-like, producing the protein MDIEMLKSAAASEDQMELMLMMQLDKLPDFSTGNSSELPMIDFSPQGSCNSNNSGNGNTNYFPNQIDHNTPTFLNIPSNNISFTNSHQNPSTLQNFLANNSSSSSSSGAFNSHSMNRSNMAAMREMIFRIAAMQPINIDPESVKPPKRRNVKISTDPQSVAARHRRERISERIRILQRLVPGGTKMDTASMLDEAIHYVKFLKNQVQSLERAGANRPSNSVAATGLGFPVPMSLSGNYLPVSSKSYQNIQQYADA